Proteins co-encoded in one Arachis hypogaea cultivar Tifrunner chromosome 11, arahy.Tifrunner.gnm2.J5K5, whole genome shotgun sequence genomic window:
- the LOC140176021 gene encoding uncharacterized protein, which translates to MLQIEGTTETTPETPKQLQETTPTVPPAPTKVHPDAEDAAALLMMAWTASYVPKTDPGVPSFSLGLTDSSQEGASTQETEREKSPEAANLIEQLDSLVQRIASSATKGKNTSPQIQRETGGESSAKFETPRGLYQITDDMKQKCYIWGTRLKEDADGNTNEYEEMCTLIGQGEYILMRMHLASLQAKSDIESQIVSAICLILNNKNEKRFQEQIYCLPPDIVVSVTSTNFGCIFYIDLGVFVTFDWV; encoded by the exons atgctacagattgaagggactacagaaac cactcctgaaacccccaaacaacttcaagagaccacacccacggttcccccagctccaactaaagt tcatccagacgcagaagacgctgctgccctgttgatgatggcaTGGACAGCTtcctatgttcctaaaacagatccaggggtgccatcattcagccttggattgactgattcaagccaggagggggcgtcaacgcaggagacagaaagggaaAAATCTCCAGAAGCTGCGAATTTGATAGAACAATTGGACAGTTTGGTCCAAAGAATAGCAAGCAGCGCGACGAAGGGAAAAAACACaagtccacaaattcagagggagactgggggagaaagttctgcaaagtttgaaactcctcGGGGATTATATCAGATtacggatgatatgaaacaaaagtgctacatctgggggacgagactgaaggaagatgcagatggcaatactaacgagtatgaggagatgtgcactctgattggccaaggagaatacattttgatgagaatgcaccttgcttccctccaggcaaaaagtgatatagaatctcag attgtatctgccatctgcctcatcctcaacaacaaaaatgaaaagagatttcaagaacaaatatactgtctcccccccgatattgtggtaagtgttacttctacgaacttcgggtgtattttctatattgatttgggtgtatttgtcACGTTCGATTGGGTGTAA
- the LOC112720222 gene encoding transcription initiation factor TFIID subunit 6 encodes MSTVPKETIEVIAQSIGITNLSPDVAFALAPDLEYRIREIMQESIKCMRHSKRTILTADDVDSALALRNLEPIYGFTSNDPLRFKRAAGHKDLFYIDDKDVEFKDLIEAPLPKAPLDTSITSHWLAIEGVQPAIPENAPVEAPTEIRKSSEYKEDGIPVDIKLPVKHVITKELQLYFDKITELVLNKPASIPFRRALISLATDMGLHPLVPYFSRFVADEVAQNLHNLTLLFALMRLVRSILQNPHIHIELYLHQLMPPIITCVVAKRIGNRLSDNHWELRNFSVNLVASICKRFGNVYHNLQPRVTKTFLHAFLDPTKALPQHYGAIKGIAALGSRLVRLFILPNLEPYLLLLEPEMQPEKQRNETKRQEAWQVYGALLCAVGQCMHERAKIFSNLLSPPTRASSRPNGKAMIAMSSKRKASTENLMQQQQPPLKKLATDAPGGVVPMNSMSVDMQMQGSAGAFSTMMGVPNVGASSMARQISNDNTMGREVGGQQSKVSSILAQAWKDDIDAGQLLSSVYELFGESLLSFIPKAEAGVFL; translated from the exons ATGAGCACGGTCCCAAAAGAAACGATCGAAGTGATAGCACAGAGCATTGGCATCACGAATCTGTCCCCTGATGTTGCCTTCGCTCTCGCCCCCGATCTCGAGTATCGAATTCGCGAAATCATGCAG GAGTCCATAAAATGCATGCGTCACTCAAAGAGAACTATTCTTACAGCAGATGATGTTGATAGTGCACTTGCATTGAGAAATTTAGAG CCAATATATGGTTTCACCTCTAACGACCCTTTGCGGTTCAAAAGAGCTGCTGGACACAAGGATTTGTTCTACATTGATGACAAAGATGTGGAATTTAAAGAT CTGATTGAAGCACCGTTACCAAAAGCTCCGCTTGATACATCAATTACCAGTCATTGGCTGGCTATTGAAGGTGTACAACCTGCAATTCCTGAGAATGCTCCAGTTGAAG CTCCCACAGAAATAAGAAAATCGTCTGAGTATAAGGAAGATGGGATTCCAGTTGACATTAAATTACCTGTTAAACACGTAATAACAAAGGAGCTTCAG CTTTACTTTGACAAAATAACTGAGCTAGTTCTAAATAAGCCTGCTTCTATTCCCTTTAGAAGGGCACTAATTAGTTTGGCAACAGACATGGGACTCCATCCTTTGGTTCCTTATTTCTCACGCTTTGTAGCTGATGAG GTGGCACAAAACTTGCATAATTTAACACTTTTATTTGCCTTGATGCGTCTTGTCCGGAGCATTCTACAAAATCCTCACATACATATAGAGCTTTAT TTACATCAATTGATGCCACCTATCATTACCTGTGTTGTTGCAAAAAGGATTGGAAACAGACTATCTGATAATCACTGGGAGCTTAGGAACTTCAGTGTTAATCTTGTTGCTTCAATATGCAAAAG ATTTGGGAATGTTTATCATAATCTTCAGCCACGAGTGACAAAGACTTTTCTTCATGCATTTTTGGACCCAACTAAAGCTCTACCTCAGCACTATGGTGCAATTAAAGGAATAGCAGCTCTTGGATCAAGACTG GTTCGCTTGTTTATACTTCCAAACCTTGAGCCATATTTGCTTCTCCTCGAGCCGGAAATGCAACCAGAGAAACAGAGAAATGAAACAAAGAGGCAGGAAGCATGGCAAGTATATGGGGCCTTGTTG TGTGCTGTTGGACAATGTATGCATGAAAGGGCCAAAATCTTCAGCAATTTGCTCTCTCCTCCAACACGTGCTTCTTCTAGACCCAATGGAAAAGCCATGATTGCTATGTCAA GCAAACGTAAAGCCAGCACAGAAAACCTAATGCAGCAGCAGCAACCTCCATTGAAGAAACTTGCCACGGATGCCCCCGGGGGTGTGGTACCAATGAACTCCATGTCTGTTGACATGCAAATGCAAGGGTCAGCAGGTGCATTTTCGACCATGATGGGGGTTCCAAATGTTGGCGCGTCATCGATGGCTCGGCAGATATCTAATGACAACACAATGGGGAGAGAGGTTGGCGGTCAACAATCGAAGGTATCTTCCATTCTCGCTCAAGCCTGGAAGGATGACATCGATGCAGGACAATTACTGTCATCGGTGTATGAATTATTTGGTGAAAGTTTGTTATCCTTTATTCCAAAAGCTGAAGCAGGTGTATTTTTGTAA
- the LOC112720223 gene encoding putative BPI/LBP family protein At1g04970 translates to MAPFILLVLVSLLFVPTSSYVQQTKEGFISGVISDKGLDFAKDILIEQGIASIVQLQLPEIEKSVQVPFIGNAKVILSEITIKDIQVNSSSVVSGESGIFLVVSGATADLAMKWRYSCSSWLIPIGISDSGNATVKVKGMQVGLTVDLRNEEGTLKLILLDYGCYVGDLSIKLEGGASWLYQVLVDAFQGNIASAVEDGISDKVSEGIGKLDTLLQSLPKQISVDNFAELNVSFVGNPVLSSTSIAIAINGLFTERNVFLVPQRYRKRLQVSSACGGLPKMIKVSIHENVFRSASLVYFREGSMQMIIDELPNQAILNTAEWRFIVPQLYKKYPNDDMQLNISASSPPVILVDNQDIRASVLVDITIDVLEAGEVIPVACISVDISASCSVDIIRNKINGRLKLEEFSAYLKWSKIGKLHISLIQSLISTALKTVVIPYLNLELKKGLALPTIDGFAFQNANILYLPPWIAVCTDVSYLEDYYLTQHSAYVS, encoded by the exons ATGGCACCCTTTATTCTTTTGGTGCTTGTATCCCTTCTATTTGTTCCAACAAGTTCTTATGTTCAACAAACTAAAGAGGGTTTCATCTCTGGAGTTATATCTGACAAGGGTCTTGATTTTGCAAAGGATATACTAATAGAACAAGGTATTGCCTCCATTGTTCAGCTTCAGCTGCCAGAGATTGAGAAATCTGTTCAAGTCCCTTTCATTGGAAATGCTAAAGTGATTCTTTCTGAGATCACGATCAAGGATATTCAAGTAAATTCATCTTCTGTTGTGAGTGGAGAGAGTGGAATCTTTCTAGTTGTTTCTGGTGCCACTGCGGATTTGGCTATGAAGTGGAGGTATTCATGTAGCAGTTGGTTAATCCCAATTGGGATTTCGGATAGTGGAAATGCAACTGTGAAG GTTAAAGGTATGCAAGTGGGGCTTACAGTAGATTTAAGGAATGAAGAAGGAACTCTTAAGTTGATTCTCTTAGATTATGGATGTTATGTTGGAGATTTGTCTATAAAGTTGGAAGGTGGAGCATCTTGGCTGTACCAAGT CTTAGTGGATGCTTTTCAAGGGAACATAGCatctgcagttgaagatggcatTTCAGATAAAGTAAGTGAAGGCATAGGGAAGCTTGACACTTTATTGCAGTCTCTTCCAAAGCAAATCTCTGTGGACAACTTTGCGGAGCTAAATGTTTCTTTCGTTGGCAATCCTGTCCTGAGTAGTACTTCAATTGCGATTGCGATTAACGGCTTATTCACAGAGAGAAATGTCTTTTTAGTACCTCAACGTTACCGAAAAAGATTACAGGTTTCTTCTGCATGTGGTGGTTTACCAAAGATGATAAAGGTTTCAATCCATGAAAATGTGTTCAGATCTGCTTCTCTAGTTTACTTCAGG GAAGGTAGTATGCAAATGATTATTGATGAACTACCTAATCAAGCCATTTTGAACACTGCTGAATGGAGATTCATAGTTCCTCAACTATACAAAAAGTATCCGAATGACGACATGCAGCTTAATATATCTGCATCTTCTCCCCCAGTGATACTAGTGGATAACCAAGATATTCGTGCGTCTGTTTTAGTAGACATAACGATTGATGTTCTTGAAGCTGGTGAAGTCATACCTGTTGCCTGCATCTCAGTG GATATTAGTGCTTCGTGTTCTGTGGACATTATACGAAACAAAATCAATGGTAGGCTCAAATTGGAAGAGTTTTCTGCATACCTGAAATGGAGCAAAATAGGAAAATTGCACATAAGTCTGATTCAG TCATTAATATCAACGGCTCTGAAAACCGTTGTCATACCGTACCTTAACTTGGAACTGAAGAAAGGATTAGCACTGCCAACCATTGATGGTTTTGCCTTTCAGAATGCAAATATCTTGTACCTTCCTCCATGGATTGCAGTGTGTACTGATGTTTCTTACTTAGAAGACTACTATCTCACTCAGCATTCAGCTTATGTATCATAA
- the LOC140176490 gene encoding uncharacterized protein, giving the protein MEPRSKRFDQLVFRSQNICEFASESEELTAILHRAYDNVMAEMEALKAKRKGTSSLSHEDANLESVNELQSPPRIRTRGRPKNRLGSKLEKQIANATKKKKTKVLSEINLFDAASAAHSNCSQYQGHVMSYQFRVPAAGDNSLGV; this is encoded by the exons atggagccaagaagcaagaggttcgaccaattggtttttcgttcgcaaaatatatgcgaatttgcctccgaatcggaggagctgactgcaattctgcaccgtgcgtacgataacgtcatggccgagatggaagcattaaaagccaaaaggaaggggacatcttctttatcccacgaagacgccaacttggaatccgttaacgagcttcaaagcccgccaaggattcgaacaagaggacgtccaaaaaacaggctaggttcaaagctggagaaacagatcgcaaatgccacaaagaagaagaagacgaaagttttaagcgag ataaacctgtttgatgctgcatcagcggcgcattcaaattgcagccaatatcaaggacacgttatgagttatcagttcagggtaccagcagcaggggataactcgttgggtgtatag
- the LOC112720224 gene encoding cell division protein FtsZ homolog 1, chloroplastic, with protein sequence MIPISNPTDMLSSSSYSIVNPIYHNALPYSSSFTQRTCVSLNPKRMRRRFATATCSYASIDNARIKVVGVGGGGNNAVNRMIGCGLHGVDFYAINTDAQALLQSAAENPIKIGEVLTRGLGTGGNPLLGEQAAEESKEAIANALKGSDLVFVTAGMGGGTGSGAAPVVARISKEAGYLTVGVVTYPFSFEGRKRSLQALEAIEKLQKNVDTLIVIPNDRLLDIADEQTPLQDAFRLADDVLRQGVQGISDIITIPGLVNVDFADVKAVMKDSGTAMLGVGVSSSKNRAEEAAEQATLAPLIGSSIQSATGVVYNITGGKDITLQEVNRVSQVVTSLADPSANIIFGAVVDDRYNGEIHVTIIATGFSQSFQKTLLTDPRAAKLLDRVPEGQESKAASPALKSSNTPSNVASRASLRKLFF encoded by the exons ATGATTCCAATTTCAAaccccactgatatgctttcatCTTCTTCCTATTCCATCGTCAATCCCATATATCACAATGCATTGCCTTACTCTTCTTCCTTCACTCAGAGAACTTGCGTTTCTCTGAACCCCAAACGCATGCGACGTCGTTTCGCGACCGCCACCTGTTCCTACGCATCTATTGACAACGCCAGGATTAAggttgttggtgttggtggtggtggcaaCAATGCCGTTAATCGCATGATCGGTTGCGGATTACAC GGTGTAGACTTTTATGCTATAAATACGGATGCACAGGCTCTATTGCAATCTGCAGCTGAGAACCCTATTAAAATCGGAGAAGTTCTTACACGCGGATTAG GTACTGGTGGGAATCCACTTTTGGGTGAACAAGCTGCTGAGGAATCAAAAGAAGCCATTGCTAATGCTCTTAAAGGCTCAGATTTAGTTTTTGTAACTGCTGGCATGGGTGGGGGAACAGGTTCTGGTGCTGCCCCGGTTGTGGCCCGGATATCAAAAGAGGCTGGTTACTTGACTGTAGGTGTTGTTACCTATCCCTTCAGCTTTGAAGGACGAAAAAGATCCTTGCAG GCACTAGAAGCCATTGAAAAGCTGCAGAAAAATGTGGATACACTTATAGTGATTCCAAATGACCGTCTTCTTGACATTGCTGATGAGCAGACACCTCTTCAGGATGCTTTCCGTCTTGCAGATGATGTTCTACGTCAAGGAGTGCAGGGAATATCGGACATCATCACA ATACCTGGGCTTGTAAATGTGGATTTTGCTGATGTAAAAGCTGTGATGAAAGACTCTGGAACTGCAAtgcttggggtaggtgtttcctcCAGCAAAAACCGTGCAGAAGAAGCCGCGGAACAGGCCACTTTGGCACCCTTAATCGGATCATCTATTCAATCAGCCACCGGGGTAGTGTATAACATTACTGGTGGAAAAGACATAACCCTGCAGGAAGTGAATAGAGTATCTCAG gtGGTGACAAGTTTAGCTGATCCGTCTGCCAATATCATATTTGGCGCTGTTGTCGATGATCGCTACAACGGGGAGATTCATGTGACCATCATTGCCACTGGCTTCTCACAGTCCTTTCAAAAGACATTACTAACGGATCCAAGGGCGGCAAAGCTGCTTGACAGAGTACCTGAGGGACAAGAAAGCAAGGCAGCGTCCCCTGCCCTTAAGTCCTCAAACACACCGTCAAACGTTGCATCTAGAGCATCCCTACGAAAGCTCTTCTTCTAG